The DNA region AGTGATTGAATGAAATTCATTTTTTCAATGTGACCATCAACCATCAGAAAGTTATACTTTAAGTTTGAGTGCTGATCACCGTTAAATTCAAAATGTCGTGCCTGAACGCCGCCGTCACCCCAAGCACCTCCCATGGCAATGCGGCTACCATTATTGGAATAGCTTGTAGGGTGTAAGTTTTCAGTATAAGCAGCCACTTGCGATGTATTGTTAATTTCGTTAATCTTTATGGTAAGCATTGCCCATGTACCGTGGAAATCCTGACCAAAGATGCCATTTCCTTGCCCATTATGGCCAGCTTGTGTTGGTCCATAGGTTCTTACAATCTTATTGCCATTCGTACGGTCATCTAGTGGGCATCTATACAAGGCCCCGTGATCGGCTCCGCCAGGTAAATTTCCTATGACATATCCGCCCCAGTGAGGTTTTGTTGCGATATCTGCATCAGTGATATTACGACCGTCGTAAGAACCCAAGATATCATCCCAACTAGCAAGCGTAGGAATTTGAGGGGCCATATCGATTGATTTTGGGAAAGCCCCATCGTGATCATCCATAGACTGAACGGTGGCGATTCCAATTTGCTTGAGGTTACTTGTACACACAGCAATTTGTGCCTTTTCACGAGCCTTGCCTAAAGCGGGCAGAAGCAGTGAGACGAGTATGCCAATGATTGCCACGACGACGAGTAATTCTATGAGAGTGAATATGTGCTTTTTCATGATGCATCCTTGTCTAATTTTTTTCTACATCTAAGTATTCGTGTAGGGCCCTTTTATCTTGTGATGAAAATGTACAGTTTTTTTTGATAAAATATATTTTTGACGGAATCATTATACAATTTGATTATTTAATACAAAATATTACAAATAAAGGAGATAGGTATTTGTTTTCGTAGTATTTTTTGACTTGTCTGGGATTTTTCAAAAAGGCGCTCTTTACTTATGTTTTTGCGAAGCTAGTCCGTCCGCCGGAGGGTGCTGCCACACAGGCAATCAAAAAATTGGGGCTCCGCCCAAGACCCCGCTCAAGGATACTTGTACCCTTAAGAATCCCTACGCTTGAAGCTACGCGCCCAAGCTTACCGGAAACAGGCAGGCATACGCTTATTGAGTGTGGATTTTATCTTAAAAACCCTTAAGTTCTCACTCCTTAAGGGCTCCTCGACCGCCGGAGGGTGCTGCCACACAGGCAATTAAAACATTGGGGCTCCCCCCAGCCTAGATCAGTAAATAACAATATAAAAAAATCAGCTAACTCAAATGACTTTATCAAAATTTTCACTTAAAAAAACATTCCTGTCTCTTTGTTTCCTACTCGTCACGACAACTTATTCCGAGCCCATTCGCGTCGCCTGTGTTGGCGATAGTATCACTTTTGGTTATGGCATTAAAGACCGCGATAAAATGAGCTATCCCGCTCAACTTGGCAAACGACTTGGAAACCAGTATGAGGTACGCAACTTTGGCGTCAATGGCCACACTCTGCTGAACAAGGGTAACGCACCTTATATTAAATCAAATGCCTACCGAGATGCCCTCGCTTTCGAACCGCAAATTGTCATCATCAAATTGGGCACCAATGATTCCAAGCCGATGAATTGGCAATACAAAAGTGAATTCGTCACGGATTACCTCGCCCTCATACAAAGTTTTCAAAAGCTAAAGAGTCAGCCTCAGGTCTTTATTTGTAAGCCCGTCCCTGTTTTCCCTGAGCGCTGGGGTATTACCGACACAGTTGTAAAAGAAACACTTCCTCTCATTGAGCAAGTCTCCCAAAAGAGTAAGGCTCCAATCATTGATCTCTATACTGCTTTGACTGATAAGGCTGAGCTATTCCCCGATAAAGTTCACCCCAACGAAGCCGGCGCCACCATCATGGCTGAAACAATTGCCACAGCGATTAGCGCAAGCTCCACAAACCATACAATTCTTCAAAAGAAAGCTCACCTGCTCTTCATTGGTGATTCGATTACCGATATGGGCCGCTCACGTCGCCCCGATGGTTGGGATAAAAACCACCTTCTTGGCCATAGTTATGTCTTTAACATTGCAGGAAAGCTCAACTATGAGCAGCCAGAGCTTAATCTCAAGTTCAGCAACCGCGGCATTAGTGGCAACACCGTTAGCGACCTTCGCAAACGCTGGCAAAAAGATGCTCTCGAACTCAAGCCCGATGTCTTGACCATTCTCATTGGGGCCAATGACCTACTCAAAAAACAGACTGTGGCAAAGTATGAAGAAGATTATCGTTTCATCCTAGCGCAAAGTCGCCAAGCCAATCCCAAGCTCAAAATTGTCCTTTTTGATCCCTTCGTACTTCCGGCAAGGGGCTACAAAGACCCTCAAACTTACAAAGTAGCTCGTGCCAAAATCGATCAATTCGGCGCCATTGTTGCGAAGCTCGCAAATGAATTCGATGCGACTCACATCAAAACTCAGCAAGCCTTCGACGCTAAACTCAAGGACG from Lentisphaera araneosa HTCC2155 includes:
- a CDS encoding type II secretion system protein, whose product is MKKHIFTLIELLVVVAIIGILVSLLLPALGKAREKAQIAVCTSNLKQIGIATVQSMDDHDGAFPKSIDMAPQIPTLASWDDILGSYDGRNITDADIATKPHWGGYVIGNLPGGADHGALYRCPLDDRTNGNKIVRTYGPTQAGHNGQGNGIFGQDFHGTWAMLTIKINEINNTSQVAAYTENLHPTSYSNNGSRIAMGGAWGDGGVQARHFEFNGDQHSNLKYNFLMVDGHIEKMNFIQSLIKNDGSLAATNDVYETVWDRAR
- a CDS encoding GDSL-type esterase/lipase family protein is translated as MTLSKFSLKKTFLSLCFLLVTTTYSEPIRVACVGDSITFGYGIKDRDKMSYPAQLGKRLGNQYEVRNFGVNGHTLLNKGNAPYIKSNAYRDALAFEPQIVIIKLGTNDSKPMNWQYKSEFVTDYLALIQSFQKLKSQPQVFICKPVPVFPERWGITDTVVKETLPLIEQVSQKSKAPIIDLYTALTDKAELFPDKVHPNEAGATIMAETIATAISASSTNHTILQKKAHLLFIGDSITDMGRSRRPDGWDKNHLLGHSYVFNIAGKLNYEQPELNLKFSNRGISGNTVSDLRKRWQKDALELKPDVLTILIGANDLLKKQTVAKYEEDYRFILAQSRQANPKLKIVLFDPFVLPARGYKDPQTYKVARAKIDQFGAIVAKLANEFDATHIKTQQAFDAKLKDAPAEYWIWDGIHPLPQGHEVMARLWLEAINK